A region from the Anoplolepis gracilipes chromosome 2, ASM4749672v1, whole genome shotgun sequence genome encodes:
- the LOC140676064 gene encoding uncharacterized protein has protein sequence MVEMTFKVNVALTIGLALVNRSITGVIPLDSGVHHDHHVSVASSYMHFHGPVQGPEYEVKVPHVVVDHFGEHNYLHGQDHQEHRHHDGYTVDYVAHPKYEFSYGVEDHHTGDFHGQKESRDGGSVSGEYSVKDPGGTFRVVSYHADKEGFHAVVHTSGKNDHSGGVYGGQGHDAETQNPLHEYAAALAAHAGY, from the exons GTCAACGTCGCACTAACCATCGGCCTCGCCCTGGTCAATCGATCAATCACCGGCGTGATACCGCTGGACAGCGGCGTTCACCACGATCATCATGTTTCGGTGGCCAGTTCGTACATGCACTTCCATGGGCCGGTGCAGGGCCCGGAGTACGAGGTGAAAGTGCCGCACGTTGTCGTCGACCACTTCGGCGAGCACAACTATTTACACGGCCAGGATCATCAGGAGCATCGCCATCATGACGGCTACACGGTCGATTACGTGGCGCATCCCAAGTACGAATTCTCTTATGGCGTCGAGGATCATCATACCGGCGACTTTCACGGCCAAAAGGAATCCAGGGACG GAGGTAGCGTGTCTGGAGAATATAGCGTGAAAGATCCAGGTGGCACTTTTCGGGTCGTCAGCTATCACGCGGACAAGGAGGGATTTCACGCGGTGGTGCACACCAGCGGGAAAAACGATCATTCAGGCGGAGTATATGGTGGTCAAGGACACGATGCAGAGACCCAAAATCCCCTTCATGAGTACGCTGCTGCGTTAGCTGCACACGCGGGCTACTGA